TTCATCTCTCACTACCACAAACACTCACTTGCAATGAAATTCTCTAAGGCTTTCGTCTCTGGCCTTGTTGCCACCACCGCTGtctctgcttctccaatCGACTCCACTGAGTTGGCTAAGAGAGAGAACGTTGACGTCCTCTTGGGCCGTGTCGAGACTCTTCTCGGTACTGTTGTCAAGGATGTCTCCACAATCTTGTCTCACGCAGGCGTCAATCAGACTGCTGTCTTTGAGCCtatcttctcttccttgaatttggagaagagagaggAGAATGTTGCTCGCTTTAACGCTGGTGAGATCCCCACTGTGTTGGGTGACATTGCTCAGCTTGTCACCGATATCTTGAAGGATGTTGGCCTGATCACCGCTGATGGCTTGAAGGTGTTCTTCTAAACGGTGTCGTCTGTTATTGTACGGAAAGTGCACTTGAATTGTTCCAATATAATATTCTATAACTaatataaaaaaaaaacccCAAAATCATGTAATTATTTTTTGAAACGCTTGACGAGATACAGCAAGAGATTCGATCGAGAAAGTACCATATTGGATCTGTATCGGGGATTACCCCTAGTAGCACTTGTTGACCACTGAAAAGAACTTGGTTGATGCTAAGCTGGAGAATAAGGAGATTTTTAGGGTTGTCAAGTGCtgaaaaaaattatacCCTGGAGTCAAAGAGAACTACTACATTTTAATCTAGATCTTAAGTAGAAAATACAGTGCCTGGGATAAGAAACTTGTCGCTTCTGATTTTCATTATGTGATGTTTATTCTAGATATTTGCAACAATGCACATGTGCATTTTGTTATGATTGTCTATGGTACAAGGGATATTATGCAAAGTGGATACCAACCTGATGGAAAGCATATAGGAGCTTGAGGAAGTCGGTCTGGTCTAATTTGGCGGCTCTCTTGTCGGCGAAGCCAGTGTCTCTCAAAACAGTCTCGATTTTCTCCTTAACAACTCCAGTCAAGTCTGTCTTGGAGTCCACAGCCATGGAGTCTTCGGCATTCTGCGTCGCTAAGAGCGTCTTGTAgttcttttccaaaatctCAATTACGTTGCTAGACTTAAATCCAGCTGCGATAGTCTTATTTTTTCTCACAAAAACAATACGAAGCAAGCCATCCCACTCATTAAAGTCAATATTTGGTCTGGGCTGTTTGATCTCGATTCTGACCACCGAGGACTCCACCTGTGGGGGAGGTCTGAAATTGTTTCTTCCCACCTTCATTATATGCGTCACATTAGCCCACATTTGCACGTTTGCTGAGAGTCGACAGTACAAGGCGTCACCAGGACGAGCTAATAGACGCATCGCAAATTCTCTTTGGAACATGAGGATCGATACCCTAGGTGGTCTGGGCTGattgaggagtttgaaCACCAACGGCGAGGAAATCTGATAGGGGGTGTTGGAGATGCACACGTCGAAGTATGGAAGTTCGGCCTTTATGAAGTCTCCCAAAATgatctccaacttcttctgatTCGGGGTGCCTGCTACTCTCTTTGTAAGCTCTGCTGCCATTCGAGGATCCATCTCTGAGGCAATAACTTTTCTAGCTTTTTCCAAGATTCTCACCGTCAAGTTACCCGTACCAGGACCAACTTCTAGGACAACGTCACTAGGTTTGAGCTGAGCTTTATCAACGATGCCCTGTGCAACAAGTGGGTTTTTGAGAATATGCTGTCCGAGATCTgtgttgaacttgaaaacCGAGTTGACTGCCTTCGAAGCGTCCACTGTTTTTCCGGTAGGATTTGGAGCGGAGGAgaatttctttttggctgcTTTTGCCATGTTTAAGTCACAATATAGGAGGGTCCAGGTACTTCGTTAGACGTGCTTGGACCCATCTCATCGCATGTATGTATGTATGTAAATCCGTACACCGCGATAGTGTATATTCTCATGGACGGTAGAAAATATTCAGTGAATTTCtgttctcatcaaaataTAATTGCATTTGAGATTATTTGAATAGTTTGAAGAGtttgtcttctttgtagTAGTGGTTGTTGCGTTTGTAAGTATACATCTAGACAGAGTAGAAGTCACAACAGTAGTTAGCATATACCCTAAGATGTCCTCTCTCGCTGGACAACAAATTGTCCAACAGAAACATCATGTCCTCATTTACCCTATAAAAAGAATCTTTCTTTGCGTCGatcgtttttttttgtacATCTTGTGATGTTTTCGTCCACAACTACAGTGGTCTCACATATTTCGCACTCATTTATAAGTCTCACTGTTCAAGACTTGAACCTATAGAGCTCAGAGTACAGCTAGAATACTCTTGCTCAGTCCCGTTGATTTCACCATAAATCTCTTGGGCagtttggagaagcttaTCGGCAATATTGCACAACTGTGGAGCTCCTTGAAACGTCTTTCTCTTGGAAAAAAACTTAGAGAGCCTCACTGGAAGCAACGGCTTCTGCTCGTTGTGAAGAACACATTCAAACTGGCCATTTGTGTCCAATGCCACCAGAGTAGACAATTCGAAGTTTCCATGAATCAAAGGTGGAAGATCCCACGTCCAAGCGTGGTGCTGCTCAAGGAGCTTAACGTGGAAGCCTCTTCGATAAGACGCTTGAGTCAAGCCAGTGTAAGATTCGTTGTTGAAAGACCTTTGGCAAAGTTCTATAGCCTCATGAGCTTGAAGCGCTACGTCAACGGCTTTTTTAAATCCCCAGTCGACGTGAGTATGGATGCTGTCAAGAAACTGTTTGGCTAGCCTATTTGCGTCACTCGACCTGAGAAGGCCACCAATGACCGTGCCGTACAATTCCCGCAAGACAACAGTAGTGAAATTCTGGGATGTCTCTTTGTCCCATTTAGTGATCAGAGAGTTGTGCCTGTTGCCCACATAAGGATCCACCTGACTGTAGACGCAAGGATTGGTAAGTGACTTAATCTTTGCCTGTGAACAGGTGGTGGGAGAAGGAAGCATCAAATTCCATCTGTCACAAttattctcttcttctggcagTGAACATCTGCTGTACCTGCTTGAGTTCTTTTGCGCTTGACGCTTCTTCGGCACCTGCAAAGGCTGGGAGTAAATCACACAGTCAGCTTCTGTATCGCTCTCCAGCTCAAAGTAGCAGTCTACGTGAGTTGCAttgacattttgcagcGATGACTCCACCTCTCTATTCCGGCGACTCCTGATATACGCTCGAATGCGTGCTCGAATACGTGCTCTCATGGCTCTGGCACTGAACATGCTCATCTTCCATCCCGACCGCTTCCACAAATTCTTCGTGTAGTAgatcttctcgagctctCTTAAGTAGA
This region of Candidozyma auris chromosome 6, complete sequence genomic DNA includes:
- the DIM1 gene encoding putative dimethyladenosine transferase; amino-acid sequence: MAKAAKKKFSSAPNPTGKTVDASKAVNSVFKFNTDLGQHILKNPLVAQGIVDKAQLKPSDVVLEVGPGTGNLTVRILEKARKVIASEMDPRMAAELTKRVAGTPNQKKLEIILGDFIKAELPYFDVCISNTPYQISSPLVFKLLNQPRPPRVSILMFQREFAMRLLARPGDALYCRLSANVQMWANVTHIMKVGRNNFRPPPQVESSVVRIEIKQPRPNIDFNEWDGLLRIVFVRKNKTIAAGFKSSNVIEILEKNYKTLLATQNAEDSMAVDSKTDLTGVVKEKIETVLRDTGFADKRAAKLDQTDFLKLLYAFHQVGIHFA